The DNA sequence CGGCGGTCGCCAGGACGGTGTCGACGTTGACCGTCATTCCCAGCCAGGTGGCCTCGGTGTGATGGCCGACCTCGATCGCGCCCTCGGCGAGGATTCGTTCACTCATGGTGTGCTCAATCCTTCGGTGCTTCGTCTGGGGTGCCCGACCCCGCGGCTACAACGTCACTGTCGTCACCCGTGCGAATTTTCTTCCACACCGGCAACGCAGTACTCAAAACAAGCAAAACCTGGAACAACGCCAGGCCAAAAAGGACTCCAAGGCCGCTGGGCCGGAAGGCGAACGCGATCGCCAGGCCGATGGCGCTGATGACCAGCAGCCGGGTGGCGGAGTTGAGCGCCATCTTGCGCTTGAGGGGGTGGTCCTCGGCGGTGATCGACTCGACCGAGCGCTGGACGAGGATCGCGTTGGTCAGGCCCAGCGCCAGACCGACGCCGAAGAACACGCCGAACATGATGTAGCCGGCCCAGGCTGCCAGGCCCACGGCGACGGCGGTCAGGGCAAGGCAGATCGCAAGCAGCCGAACGGGCCGGAAGGCAACGGACGGAAACACCAACGGCGCATCTTGCGCTGGCGTCGTCACAGGTTCACCTCAATCTTGCGTTGTCGAGAGCTGGCCGAAGCGATTCTTGCGTGGCCCGCCGAGAGCGTATCGGACGGCGACGGGCGCGCTGGAATCACCCAAGGGGCAGCTCCCTTTGTCGGTCATAAAGCGGCTCACCGGAGGTGAATCCGACGGGCCGGGGGCCGGCAACCCGCGAGGTTTCTTTCGGGTTCTGCCAGCACCGTACCACATGGTAGACGGCCCTAAATACGTCTACTACTCCGCGTCGTAAATCTCGTCGTAGTCGTCGTCTCCACGGCGCAGCAACGGGATCAGCGTGACCACCACGGCGACCACGATCGCGGCCAGCATGACCCCTCCGGTGTAGCGCGGATCGAAGAAGATCGTGCTCGCCGCGCCCAGCGCGACGATGCCCACCCACAAGTAGATGAGCAGGACAACGCGCCGGTGGGAGTGGCCGATCTGCAGCAGCCGGTGGTGCAGGTGCATCTTGTCGGGGCTGAACGGGCTGAGCCCCGCCCTGGTGCGGCGCACGATGGCCAGCAGCATGTCCAGGGCAGGCACGAACATCACCGCCACCACCAGCAGGAACGGTGACAGCAGCGCGAACACGTCGCGGGCGCCGTAGGCGCTCTGCGAGATCGGCCCCGCCGCGGTGGTGGAGGCGGCGGCCAGCATCAGCCCGATCAGCATCGAGCCGGAGTCCCCCATGAAGATCTTGGCCCGGTAGAAGTTGTGCGGCAGGAATCCCAGGCAGGCGCCGGCCAGCACGACGGAGATGACGGCGGGCGGATAGAACAGCACGTCGCCGCCATGGTCACGGAGCAGCCCGACCGAGAAGATACAGATCGCCGAGGCGGTGATCAGGCCAAGCCCGGCGGCCAGGCCGTCGAGCCCGTCGACGAAGTTCATCGCGTTGACGATCGACACCGTCAGCGCCAGCGTCAGCAGGATCGATGACACCTGGTCGAGCACGATGGTGCCCACCCCGCCGAACGGGATGTAGAGCACGCTCCACGCCACGCCCATGGTGACCAGCACGCTGGCGGCGGTGATCTGGCCGGCGAACTTCGTCAGAGCATCCAATCCCCAGCGGTCGTCGATCAGCCCGATACCCATGATCAGGCCGCCGGCCACCACCACCGCCGGCATGCCGGAGGAATAGATGAAGCCGCGGGTGAGCGCCGGGAGCTGGGAGGCCAGGAACACCGCGGCCACCACCCCGAGGTACATCGCCAGCCCGCCCATCCGGGGCGTCGGGCGGGTGTGCACGTCACGCTCACGGGGGTAGGCCAGGGCACCGGCACGGGTGGCCATCACCCGGACCCAGCCGGTGGCGAAATAGGTGATGATCGCGGCGGTCAGGCCGACGAGTGCCAACTCCCGCAACGGAACACCGGCACCGCGGTCAGACAGCGCGAGAACAACTTCAGATCCGCTGACCATTTGGACAAACCGTACTGCACCAAGCTGTGACCGCAGCCGCGCCGATCAAGCGGTCAGTGCCGCGACCTCGATGCCGAGAACATCGGCAATGGCCTGGGCGCTGACCGGCCCCTCACGCAGCAGCCGGGGCTCCGCACCGGTGAGGTCGACGATGGTGGAGGCTGCCTGCTCCTGCGAC is a window from the Mycolicibacterium anyangense genome containing:
- a CDS encoding ATP synthase subunit I, which translates into the protein MTTPAQDAPLVFPSVAFRPVRLLAICLALTAVAVGLAAWAGYIMFGVFFGVGLALGLTNAILVQRSVESITAEDHPLKRKMALNSATRLLVISAIGLAIAFAFRPSGLGVLFGLALFQVLLVLSTALPVWKKIRTGDDSDVVAAGSGTPDEAPKD
- a CDS encoding glycosyltransferase family 4 protein, encoding MVSGSEVVLALSDRGAGVPLRELALVGLTAAIITYFATGWVRVMATRAGALAYPRERDVHTRPTPRMGGLAMYLGVVAAVFLASQLPALTRGFIYSSGMPAVVVAGGLIMGIGLIDDRWGLDALTKFAGQITAASVLVTMGVAWSVLYIPFGGVGTIVLDQVSSILLTLALTVSIVNAMNFVDGLDGLAAGLGLITASAICIFSVGLLRDHGGDVLFYPPAVISVVLAGACLGFLPHNFYRAKIFMGDSGSMLIGLMLAAASTTAAGPISQSAYGARDVFALLSPFLLVVAVMFVPALDMLLAIVRRTRAGLSPFSPDKMHLHHRLLQIGHSHRRVVLLIYLWVGIVALGAASTIFFDPRYTGGVMLAAIVVAVVVTLIPLLRRGDDDYDEIYDAE